The Candidatus Tanganyikabacteria bacterium genomic interval CTTAAGAAACGCCGAATTCTGTTAAGTGCGATAAAACCTCGATTCCAGGCGTTAAATCTTGCCGGTAAGTCGTCCACTTACCGGCAAACGGGGGTATCCTGGAGCCAGGGGGATACGAACAAGATGCAAAACTCGGCGACGCTACCGGACAATGCGGGAGTCCTCGACCTGTCGGTCGCCTTCATCGAGGCGATGCTGGAGCGGGGGCGGCGGCCGGAGACCCTGCGGGCCTACTCGCGTGATCTGGCGTGCTTCCTGGGTTTCGTCGGCGACGTACGCCCCGACGAGGTCACCTCGGCCGACGTGCAGGCCTTCTGCGAACAACTCGCGTCCGAAGGCAAGGCGATCGCCTCGGTGATCCGGGCCCGTGACGTGGTTCGGGCCTTCTACGGCTGGATGAGGAGCGAGGGCTGGGCGGCCGGCAACCCCGCGGACGACATGGCCCGCGAGGCGATCCTGGAGGGAGGGGATCGCGCCCGTGGGGCGACCAATCGGTCGCGGGGGCCGGCTACCCTGGACGGCGCGGCGATCGCCGCCATCGTCTCCAGGCTGTGGAATCCGGACGATCGCCTGGCCGCGACGCTGATCGCGGCGA includes:
- a CDS encoding site-specific integrase; the encoded protein is MQNSATLPDNAGVLDLSVAFIEAMLERGRRPETLRAYSRDLACFLGFVGDVRPDEVTSADVQAFCEQLASEGKAIASVIRARDVVRAFYGWMRSEGWAAGNPADDMAREAILEGGDRARGATNRSRGPATLDGAAIAAIVSRLWNPDDRLAATLIAATGLAASDVVALRIGQVMFVNDRHPEAPTGIAVLRLVTGHGRVGPQQRMVVISEADVVRELKRRATRGAEGDAPLCPVALRTLTHRFRQAAIDAGHSDVTLRDLKHAAAARRI